The following are from one region of the Capsicum annuum cultivar UCD-10X-F1 chromosome 1, UCD10Xv1.1, whole genome shotgun sequence genome:
- the LOC107853253 gene encoding uncharacterized protein LOC107853253 has protein sequence MKVVYGVDINYMKAWRAKEHAISLLRGGPADGYREMPRNIYMLKNVYPNSHVAMHKSWDNRFMYLFIALHSMIRGFEYCRPVVVVDGAHLSGPYQGTFVSASTLDGAGEGYFNICIFDL, from the exons ATGAAAGTTGTATATGGTGTGGATATAAATTATATGAAGGCATGGCGTGCAAAGGAGCATGCCATATCGTTGCTTAGAGGTGGACCTGCAGATGGTTATAGAGAAATGCCGAGAaacatttatatgttaaaaaatgTATATCCTAATTCACACGTTGCAATGCACAAATCATGGGATAATCGGTTCATGTATCTGTTTATAGCGTTGCATTCCATGATTAGGGGGTTCGAGTATTGCAGACCCGTTGTTGTTGTTGACGGGGCACATTTAAGTGGACCATATCAAGGCACTTTCGTCTCAGCAAGTACCCTTGATGGTGCAG GTGAAGGCTACTTCAACATATGTATATTCGATTTATGA